A window of Cohnella herbarum contains these coding sequences:
- a CDS encoding YolD-like family protein, giving the protein MSKKLEDSGLWESSRMMLTEYKERMIAENSDFKLKRSMKPVLDEQQWEEIMRVLMESLGMRVVAHFKLYHEYEDCAAIGIVDKVDPYTRTFLIDGERFKMEDIIGAKL; this is encoded by the coding sequence ATGAGCAAAAAGCTGGAGGATTCCGGATTATGGGAGTCAAGTCGGATGATGCTTACGGAGTACAAGGAACGAATGATCGCCGAGAACTCGGATTTCAAGCTGAAGCGGTCGATGAAGCCCGTGTTAGATGAGCAACAATGGGAAGAGATCATGCGGGTGCTTATGGAGTCGCTGGGAATGAGGGTCGTGGCGCATTTTAAGCTGTACCATGAATATGAAGACTGCGCGGCGATCGGTATCGTCGATAAGGTGGATCCGTATACCCGCACATTCCTAATCGATGGGGAACGGTTTAAGATGGAGGATATTATCGGCGCAAAATTGTAA
- a CDS encoding GNAT family N-acetyltransferase gives MLRVRQATKQDHSALREIYLKSRAQYFTWMDSSKLAPEDFDRDTEGELVLVATNGARIIGFVAVWIPDHFIHHLYVHPDYTGQQVGTKLLQTCYETFDASPPLTLKCIKENAKALRFYRSQGWHIKGDGVSSNGAYYLMEYGGIHRT, from the coding sequence ATGCTGCGGGTCAGGCAAGCTACCAAACAAGACCATAGCGCCCTAAGGGAAATTTATTTGAAATCCCGCGCGCAATATTTTACTTGGATGGATTCCTCCAAGCTCGCGCCCGAAGACTTCGATCGGGACACCGAAGGCGAACTCGTGCTTGTCGCGACCAACGGCGCAAGGATAATTGGATTCGTCGCGGTATGGATTCCCGATCACTTCATTCACCATCTTTACGTCCATCCCGACTATACAGGGCAACAGGTGGGCACGAAGCTCCTGCAAACCTGCTATGAAACTTTCGACGCTTCCCCGCCGCTTACGCTAAAATGCATCAAAGAAAATGCGAAAGCCCTACGCTTCTATCGCTCGCAGGGCTGGCACATTAAAGGGGACGGCGTATCCTCGAATGGGGCGTATTATTTGATGGAGTATGGCGGCATACATCGGACTTAG
- a CDS encoding RBBP9/YdeN family alpha/beta hydrolase, producing the protein MTKQLLFIQGGGEGAYDADVKLAAHLQEVLGSGYEVCFPRMPEEDKPDYAAWKEQIIQYIASRDGEVLLVGHSLGASFLLKYLSEVDTANRIAGVFLVASPYWGAEDWEVEEYALNEQFASKLSKVHPLFFYHSRDDEWVPFAHLSLYAEKLPHAVIRPFDGRGHQFNNDMTEVAQDIISSDIISSDIDGY; encoded by the coding sequence GTGACAAAACAATTGTTATTCATTCAAGGTGGCGGAGAAGGAGCATACGATGCGGACGTGAAGTTGGCAGCGCATCTTCAAGAAGTTTTGGGCTCCGGTTACGAGGTGTGTTTTCCAAGAATGCCTGAAGAAGACAAGCCCGACTATGCAGCATGGAAAGAACAAATTATCCAATACATAGCCTCGCGAGATGGAGAAGTGCTCCTTGTCGGGCATTCTTTAGGAGCTTCATTTTTGCTGAAATATCTTTCCGAAGTAGATACCGCGAATCGCATTGCCGGCGTGTTCCTTGTCGCTTCTCCCTACTGGGGTGCCGAGGATTGGGAAGTGGAAGAGTATGCGCTTAATGAACAGTTTGCTTCAAAGCTTTCCAAAGTTCACCCGCTATTCTTTTATCATAGCCGCGACGATGAATGGGTGCCGTTTGCTCATCTTTCGCTATACGCCGAGAAGCTTCCTCATGCCGTTATTCGTCCATTCGATGGGCGCGGACATCAGTTCAACAACGATATGACCGAAGTTGCTCAGGATATTATCAGTTCGGATATTATCAGTTCGGATATTGACGGTTACTGA
- a CDS encoding alpha/beta fold hydrolase: MFEKVLPPIQTYEARDGRSLCYRHYLADSNKVVILLHGISEDGQYLHPLAEFISKRQLAQVIVPDLRGYGLHPVRRGDVEYIGQHDDDIEDLIKWLRSRASSPLTLIMAGHSGGGGNAIRLAVHRVSREIAAFLLLAPSVHPKAPISHEKEPWSTIQIDKQRVRILTVLSAVGIRHLNKWVVMRNDKPIASRHGRETLELSYRLMLSRTPKAKYERYLRAMTQPTLVLVGDKEEVFIPGQYAPMFAQYNQAKVETVLDCDHDGILANKGTFREVESWLRALKV, encoded by the coding sequence ATGTTCGAGAAAGTACTGCCCCCAATTCAAACCTATGAAGCAAGGGACGGAAGGTCGTTGTGCTACCGTCATTATTTGGCGGATTCGAATAAAGTCGTCATTCTGCTGCATGGAATCTCGGAGGACGGGCAATATTTGCATCCGCTGGCCGAATTTATTTCCAAACGGCAATTGGCTCAAGTCATCGTGCCCGATCTTAGAGGTTACGGATTACATCCGGTCCGCAGGGGCGACGTGGAATATATTGGCCAGCATGACGACGATATCGAGGATTTGATAAAATGGCTCAGATCGCGCGCGTCCTCTCCGCTTACTTTGATCATGGCGGGACATTCCGGCGGAGGAGGGAATGCGATTCGCCTGGCCGTCCATCGGGTTTCCCGGGAGATCGCCGCATTCCTGCTGCTCGCGCCTTCCGTTCATCCGAAAGCGCCGATCAGCCACGAGAAGGAACCGTGGAGCACGATTCAGATCGACAAGCAGAGGGTTCGCATCTTGACTGTTCTGAGCGCTGTTGGTATCCGACATCTGAATAAATGGGTCGTCATGCGCAACGACAAGCCGATTGCGAGCAGACATGGGCGAGAAACTTTGGAGCTCAGCTACAGGTTGATGCTGTCCAGAACGCCGAAAGCCAAGTACGAGCGTTATTTGCGGGCGATGACCCAACCGACGCTCGTATTGGTCGGAGATAAAGAGGAAGTATTCATTCCCGGTCAATATGCGCCGATGTTCGCCCAATACAATCAAGCCAAGGTAGAGACGGTACTGGATTGCGATCACGACGGCATCCTCGCGAACAAGGGGACATTCCGTGAAGTCGAGAGCTGGCTTCGGGCTTTGAAGGTTTAG